In a genomic window of Glycine max cultivar Williams 82 chromosome 13, Glycine_max_v4.0, whole genome shotgun sequence:
- the LOC100818449 gene encoding uncharacterized protein LOC100818449 produces MVYFHSSISLCKSVDQSSSMANSICSADFGSKSRQINHLQKNRRTPSSSSSSNSLQIPPCDRSRSAMVDVVMFIAVVCACGFLFFPYVEFLVTKCYEVIKVVVFLIKEEVSVAPWIYVSIGLSVVFAALATWGVVACTTRKCGNPNCKGLRKAAEFDIQLETEDCVKNSASSSSNVAKDGAGGVKKGLFELPRDHHRELEAELKKMAPPNGRAVLVLRARCGCSVGRLEVPGPRKHLRKINKK; encoded by the coding sequence ATGGTCTATTTCCATAGCTCAATCTCTCTCTGCAAGTCCGTTGATCAATCATCTTCCATGGCGAATTCAATATGTTCTGCTGATTTCGGTTCGAAATCGAGGCAAATCAATCACCTTCAGAAGAATCGGAGAACCCCTAGTTCTTCATCGTCATCGAATTCTCTTCAGATACCACCCTGTGATCGATCTCGATCGGCTATGGTTGATGTTGTGATGTTCATTGCTGTTGTTTGTGCCTGTGgctttttgttcttcccttaTGTAGAGTTTTTGGTGACAAAGTGTTACGAGGTTATTAAGGTTGTTGTGTTTTTGATTAAGGAGGAGGTTTCTGTGGCACCTTGGATCTATGTTTCCATAGGGTTGAGTGTTGTGTTTGCTGCATTGGCCACGTGGGGTGTGGTGGCTTGCACCACTAGGAAGTGTGGGAATCCCAATTGCAAGGGTCTGAGGAAGGCTGCTGAGTTTGACATTCAGTTGGAGACTGAGGATTGTGTGAAGAATTCGGCTTCTTCGTCGTCGAATGTGGCAAAAGATGGTGCTGGTGGAGTGAAGAAGGGGCTCTTTGAATTGCCTCGTGATCACCATAGGGAGCTGGAGGCTGAGCTCAAGAAGATGGCACCACCAAATGGAAGGGCTGTGCTCGTGCTGCGGGCGAGGTGTGGATGTTCTGTTGGTAGGTTAGAGGTTCCGGGACCAAGGAAGCATCTTCGAAAGATCAACAAGAAGTAG